The following nucleotide sequence is from Triticum dicoccoides isolate Atlit2015 ecotype Zavitan chromosome 7B, WEW_v2.0, whole genome shotgun sequence.
accagaaacctctcgggagcccttcccggcaccctgccagagggggatccttcaccggtgtccatcttcatcatcccagtgctatccatgacgaggagggagtagttgaccctcagggctgagggtatgtaccagtagctatgtatttgatctctctctctctctctctctctctctctctctctctctctctctctctctctcgtgttctctctcgtgttccctctatggaatgatcttgatgtatcccgatctttgctattgtagttggatcttatgatgtttctccccttctactctcttgtgatgaattgagttttccctttgaagttatcttgtcggatttagtcttttatgagaacacttgatgtatgtcttgccatgcttatctgtggtgacaatgggatatcatgtgccacttgatgtatgttttggtgaccaacttgcaggttccgcccatgaacctatgcataggggttggcacacgttcttgactctccggtagaaactttggggcactctttgaagtactttgtattggttgaatagatgaatctgagattgtgtgatgcttatcgtataatcatgcccacggatacttgaggtgacaattgagtatctaggtgacattagggttttggttgatttgtgtcttaaggtgttgttctagtacgaactcttgaatagattgatccgaaagaataactttgaggtggtttcgtaccttaccataatctcttcatttgttctccgctattagtggctttggagtgactctttgttgcatgttgagggattgttatatgatctatctatgttattattgttgaagaacttgcactagtgaaagtatgaaccttaggccttgtttcctatcattgcaataccgtttacgctcacttttatcattagttaccttgctgtttttataatttcagattacaaatacctttatctaccatccatattgcacttgtatcaccatctcttcgccgaactagtgcacctatacaatttaccattgtattaggtgtgttggggacacaagagactctttgttatttagttgcagggttgtttgagagagaccatcttcatcctacgcctcctacggattgatagaccttaggtcatccacttgagggaaatttgctactgtcctacaaacatgtgcacttgcaggcccaacaacgtctacaagaagaaggttgtgtagtagacatcacatcgcGCCCTTGGTTGGCCCCCCAACCTTTGAGAGATGCATGGAGGCCCGGCCCTGTGGCGACCCATAACTCCATGGGCCCCCGCTGAGGGCCGAGTCTATTGAGACAGGCGTCCCACTTTTGCCTAAACACCTGGTTGAAATCCGGGATTTCGAACCAGGCTGTTTCAAAGAAGAAACGAGTACTTCGGCTCAGCCTATCCTCCCCAGTAGACAGAACCATAGGGACGTGGTCAGACCCAATACGAGTCTCAGCTACCAGCGAGCACATGGGGAACAACACCTCCCATTCGGCCATCACGAACACCCGGTCAAGCACAGATCGCACCGACGAGAGCTGTTTGTTGGTCCAAGTGAAACGCGCCCCAATTCTGGCCACTTCCCTAAGTGCCATGGATGCAATCGTGTTATTAAACATAGAAACCCTATTCTATAGTTTATGTTCGTGTTGTTTTTGTCCGCTCCCGTGCGGATCAAGTTAAAATCTCCCCCATTACGAGAGGGAGATTGAGGGCGACCGAGTGTCCCACCACTGCCTGAATCTCGTCCAGGAACTCGTGAGAGCGCAAGTGGTCGGAGGGGCCATACACCACGATCACTACCCACTCGCAGAGCGTTGCCCTGTGCCGAACGTGGGCAGAAATAAAAAAGGTGTATGTCTCCCAAGACAACACCTCAAAGCATCCACTATTTAGGCCTAAAAGCATGCCGCCCGAGTGCCCGCGAGCCAGGGTCCAGTGCCACGCGAATCTCTCCAGGGGATCGATCGCAAGCAAATCTTGCTGGCGGAATTCAGCCTTAATAGTTTCCTGGATGCCTACCGTGTCAATGCCCTCATTGCGCATGTATTCCTTAAGCTGGGCCTGCCTCCCAACGtggccgaagccgcggatgttccaAAAGAGAAACCGCATTTAGATGATACGATTGCAAAGATGGATCCCTCGCGAGGTCACGGCTTTAGCCACACGCCTCGTCTTAGACTGCAAACGAGGAAGGGAGACGACACCTGCCCCTGCCGCTACCTCTCCCTGATCAGGCTGCGCAACCACGGGCGAGGATGTCCCTACATCCCCAACCTGAACGGCCACCCGCGCAACCGTAGCTCGAGCTAGAGCTGCCTGCGCAAGTTCTTTCGAACGAATGAGGGAAATCAGCTCACGAGCCTCGCTCGCATTTGTCATATCAACCCCACTATCCCCCAAGACCGCACCCAAGTGATCGTTCGAGAAGGAATCTAGAATCGTAAAAcgagattggggggggggggctattaCCTTCAATCTCCATGTTCTTCTCAGCTTGCAGAAGTTGAGCGCGTTGAAGCGAAGGCAGGTTGCCCTTGGCGCCCTTGGTCGCGCAAGATTTGTGTTTTGAGCGGCCGGTGTGGTCGCGCAACAGTTATGTCTCGCTTATACTGCGAGATGTATGCTCGTCTCTCCTCCGGCGCTTCCGCTAACGGGCCGGTTTCTGGGAGCGGGCTTGGGAAGTTTTTATAGACCGGTTTGGACCGGTTTTagaagcttccgcgtgtgctttttctttctttgtttctttGCGTTTCTGTATCGGTTTTCATTGCTGTTCTTTGGGCTTTTCTTTGTCCTATTTTCTATACCTTTTTGtctttttcaaattttcaaatataTGTCAATTTTTTTAATACAAGTTAAACATTTTGCCATAAACCCTCAACATTTTTTAGATATATGTTGAACTATAATACATATTTAATATTTTATCCAAATAATGCTGAGCAATTGTCAAATGCATATTGAATACTATTTTTATACGTGTTGAATATTTTTcagatacacaatgaacattttccaaatacacgtTGAACTTTTTTTCTAATGTATATTGAACATCTTTTAAATACAAGGTGAACATTGTTTTtacacacattgaacatttttcataAATGAAATGAACATTTGTCGAAGAGCTATGTTTAGAAGGTTCCATGTGGGCTTTTTCCTTCTTTGTTTCTGTGTGTTTTTGCATTGCTTTTCATTGNNNNNNNNNNNNNNNNNNNNNNNNNNNNNNNNNNNNNNNNNNNNNNNNNNNNNNNNNNNNNNNNNNNNNNNNNNNNNNNNNNNNNNNNNNNNNNNNNNNNNNNNNNNNNNNNNNNNNNNNNNNNNNNNNNNNNNNNNNNNNNNNNNNNNNNATTTTACtccttttttctttcaaatacatgTCATTTTTTAATACAAGTTGAACAATTCTCATATAAACCCTGAATAGTGTTTAGAAACGCGTTGaaaattttcaaatacatgttgaacatttgtgAAATGCACACTGAATAATTTTTATTGTAACTTTTTTTCAGATACAtaatgaacattttccaaatagacgttgaacaattttttgaatgaATATTAAACATTCGCCAAatgcacattgaacatttttaaaatacccgGTAAATATTGTTTTAACACAcattgaatatttttcataaatggcatgaacatttttttagacgTGCGAAACATCTTTAAGTGTTATGATTTTTTTGAAAGGTATGAAACATTTTTCCACAATCACGAGAACAGGTGTGTGCATGTTTTATGGGCAGTACTAGGTGCCGGCGCGCCGGTCCAACTTTGGGCCGGTCGTACCAGCATCGTCCGATAGAATAATGCATAGCCGTACGATTTCCTCGTCTTCTTTCGTCAGGCATCTTCTTTTAGAAAAAAAATCCATCCCGCCTCCATGGATGAGCTATGCGCCGCCTTGAAGCACCGCCTGGAGCACTCGCCTGTTGCTGCCCTCCCCACTGGTCGCCGGGCACCGTCGTCACTGCCGGGCGGCGGTGGCTGTGTCGCTGCCGGTCGTCGTCATGGTGGAAACAAAAATACAGCTGGATCCAACAAAAACAGAACATGGTGGAAGCAAAAAATTGGAGCTCCTTTCAGTTAAAAAAAGATGGTGATAGCAGAACAATTTGCTAGATTTTAGCTTCCAGTAATGACAGCGCTCGGGTGTCTAGTTGTAGCATCTCTTCGTCTCTGGCTCGCGGGGGGTCAGAGTGCCAAGCAGCAAAAATCGGAAGCAACAAAATTCTTCCAGCAAAAAATCTTCTCCACGGATCAAAGTCCGGTGGTCGGTTGAAGCAAAATCAAAAATCCTtccaacacaatcaaacttaggttccagCAAAAACGACATGAGCATTTGAGAGCTCTGCAGTCGTTGAAGCAAAAAAAATAtctcggttccagcaaaaaaatgcatcggttccagcaaaaacaaaatTGGTTCGGCAAAAAGAAAACACATTCGCAAAAATGGCCTCCCCTCTTGCAGCTCCTCCAGTAGCCAATTGCAGCTCCAACGTGCACGGTTGCAGCTCCCGACATCGAACGGTGTTGGATGCAGCACTCTTCGCCGCTGGATGTAGCTTCCTCCGGCAAGTCATCGACCTTGTAGCACACACAACAGCTGGTTGTAGCAAATCAGGGCACCGGTTCCAACAAAAAATAAAGATGTTCATAAAAATCGAATGGGGATGGTAGCAAACAATGAAAGGGGTTGTAGCAAAATCAAAGGTGGATCTAGCAAAAAAATACCTGGTTCCAGTAAACCCCCTCGGTTCCAGCACGAACTCACCGCCGCCGTGGCCGGTTGCAGCTTGGCCATGGCGACTGGCGCACCCTGGCTGTGGCGTCCATGGAGAGGGCGCACATCCAGCTGTTGGCGGAGGCGGACAAGGCGACGAGTGTGCCCGTGGCTGCGAACGGCCATGGAGAGGGATGCATCCCGCGTCGTCGATCCACAGGAGGCGCATCGAGTCGCCGACGGCCATGGCGATGAGCTCGCCTCCTGGCTGCGGGTGGATGGGGAGGAAGACGCGGCCGGTTGGATAGGAATACGGATAAGCATCGAATGGATAAGAAGACGTGAGTCACGGGTGGTGCCTGGCCCCCAACAGCCACACGTTTAATGCCTGTGTGTAGCTGTAGCCACGCGTTTAGTGCTTGTGTGTAGCTGCGCTAGGCGAGTGAGCGGTGTGACCGGCTGAACGTTCGGCCGGTCCGCCGTTTCTAAACATTTTCCATGTTTTATTTGTATTCTATTGATGCTCCATTTTAAGCCAATAAAATTCATCCTTTATTCAAAAAAAATGAGTTGAGCAAAAATCTCATGTATATTATCGACTTTTAGCTGGGCTTAACATCGACTCCCCCCGCAACACAAGTGAACCCAGTTCACATTCTTGAAGTGGTTTACTATTGCTGATCTTTTTAGGACCATTTCTCTTGCTGATGAATCGTGCTATATCTAGGGGCACCATGCACCGTGGGCTGCCAAAAAAAAAGTTCTCGGCCCACGGTGAGGCAACTGAAAAAATCAGCAACTCTTCCTGGATTTGTACCTCCTGGCGCAGCTCCCAAACGCCATCAGATTCAAACAACCAAGTCCAGCCATCATCCAGAAGAAGCGGTCCAGGTGTCCCTCGTTCAGGTCGTCGGGGATCCACCCCGGCGCGCCGCCAGTCGCCGTCGCCCACTGCACGGCCGTCAGTAGGAACGAGCTCAGGTAGCCGCCAGCCGCTATCGCGAGGAGCCCAAGCGCCGTGCACACGGTCTTCATCGCGGCCGGCGCCTGGCCGTAGAAGAAGTCGAGCTGCCCGATGGTGGTGAGCACCTCGCCCACTCCCACCAGCGCGTACTGCGGCGCCTGCCACAGCACGCTCGTCGAGTTTGGCGCCGCACGGAGGCGCGCCGTCTCTAAGAGCGCCGCGGCGGACATGGCGAGCACGGGCATGGCGAGTCCGGCACCGATCCTCTGCAGCTCCGAGATGCCCTTCTCGCTCCCGGTGAGCCTCCTGGCAGCCGGAACGAAAGCCCGGTCGTAGAGCGGGACCAGGAGGATGATGGTGAGTATATCGAAGGTGGACATGGATGCCGGCGGGACGCGCACGGAGCCGACGGTGGCGTCCATCGCCATGCCTTGCTCGACGAACGTCGACGTGATCTGCGCCGACACGGCATAGAAGAACACGACGGTCGCCCAGAGCGGCAGCATCCGCACGAGAATCTTGAACTCCTCGACCTGTGTCACGACGCAGAGTCTCCACGGGCTGGTCCGCGCTGGCGCTGCTGCCGCCTCCACCTCCTTGTCGGAAGCCACGACAATGGCAGCCTTGTCGAAGAATCTAATCAAGCAAGCAGCATATCAAATCAGTCTAGTTGTAACCAAGCACGCGGAGGTAAGCTCAGAGGATTGTAGTAACTGACCGGAGATCAGTGGTGTGCTGGATCCTCGGAACTCCGGCGAGGTCGTCCTCCCGCATGTCGTAGAGCAGAGAGCTATCAGCCGG
It contains:
- the LOC119335598 gene encoding protein NRT1/ PTR FAMILY 8.3-like — its product is MASIGEHTVALLARLPAEAAEAYTTDGSLDFDGNPALKNRTGGWRACRSVLGTEFCYCLAFFGISCNLVTYLTGVLGQSNVAAARNVSTWQATCFLMPLGGAVVADSYCGRYHTMVVSCFIGVAGMLMTAFSAYLPLLVKNGLTSSDMVTVQGFVLFVGLYMIAIGLGGLRPCLMSFGADQFDDGDLSERATKGSFFNWYVFNMNCASLISSTGIVWVQDHYGWALGLTIPALVLAAGLSCLVAASRTYRFQRTRGSPLTRVCQVVVAAVRKFSVDTPADSSLLYDMREDDLAGVPRIQHTTDLRFFDKAAIVVASDKEVEAAAAPARTSPWRLCVVTQVEEFKILVRMLPLWATVVFFYAVSAQITSTFVEQGMAMDATVGSVRVPPASMSTFDILTIILLVPLYDRAFVPAARRLTGSEKGISELQRIGAGLAMPVLAMSAAALLETARLRAAPNSTSVLWQAPQYALVGVGEVLTTIGQLDFFYGQAPAAMKTVCTALGLLAIAAGGYLSSFLLTAVQWATATGGAPGWIPDDLNEGHLDRFFWMMAGLGCLNLMAFGSCARRYKSRKSC